In Silene latifolia isolate original U9 population chromosome 6, ASM4854445v1, whole genome shotgun sequence, the genomic window GTGATACGggttttgaaaataatgggtcaagcccatcatcaaacacCACTGTGGCATCATCATGATCCTCAACATCAACAACTTCTTCATCAATTTTTTCAGCATTGGAACCGATTTCCCTTTCAACAGTGGAAGCCACCGTTGCATCAATCTCACTCCTCTCATCCTTCTCTAAAGTTTCACTCACCAAATCTTTTAAGAGCACATCATCATCATTCTTTTCAACTGCAACATCACTatcctccttcctttccttttcGTTTGAATCCCCTTCATTCTCAtctaatttttctttttctcctctcgatttttcttcactttctttttctttgtttccctctaatttttcctcactttcttttgattGCTCTTTATCTCCCtctgatttttcctcactttcttttgatttttctttactttcttttccctcttttgatttctcacttccaagttccccctctttcatctcacttgattgatctttcatttcatttgtttcggCAACATCACTTGATTTTCGAATGTCTTCATCCTTTTTGGTTGCCTTAGAACCGGAGTCCTCTTCATCGGTGTCAATGTCCACTTCAGCATCTAGTTGAAGAGAGataggaggattcctacttctTCCTCCTCTGCCACGACCACCGCCCCTTTTGGCGGTTGTATTCTTTCGTGCAGCGGTTGGTTTGGCAGTGGCAGAGATTTCATTTGGTTTAGCAGCGGTTTTGGGAGCCATCTTTTTCTTGGCAATGTATTTTGGATTGAAAGTATTTCTGAGTTGAAGAACTTCCTTTGAAAATCTTGGAGGCATTTTAAGAGAGTGGAAAGAGAAAGGTTGTGACGGTTTTGGGAATTCGAAAAAGGTGAGGGTTGGTTTTTGTTTAGTGGGTAATagggtgtgttagtggaaacAAGGAAGTAAATAAGGGGTTGGTGTAATTAATCAAGGTGAGAGGACGGTTGAGTGTTGAGAGAGTGAGGCTAGGGTGTAGGCTTTTTAGGAGTGATGGGACATAAAGTAATTTTGGAAGCTCAATGCAAAAAACAACTCAAGTGCACATAGACATTTGTTAGTTTCATTTTGTTCGACATATGCATGCATTTTAACCATATTGACTGAAATTTAATTACACGTAAATCCTCCTTCTAATCAATCATTGGACAAAGTAATCTAATTTAGCGGTATGTCACCcaataaaccaatttccgaccgaagtctttcgaattgttctctttctaacggttttgtaagaatgtccgcaatttgattttccgttcacTACTACAATAACCATTAAGGAGAACGGTCAAGGACCGTTCTAAATGCGTCTTTCAACCGGTctgtggccaagcgttctctttgATATATGAGAACGGTTGGTAAATGGTCAACCCGTGCTCGTTGTTACTTCAAATAGCACGGTTGCTAATGGGAACCGCTCTCATTGATATTTCAAACAGCACGGGTGTAAAAGGGGACCGGTCTGTTTGTTAAGGCGTTCTCTTTGACAGGAGTGTTTGGCGCCATTGTTGAACCTTTTCAAAGAGAACGGGGGATGGTACAACCGTCCTATTTGTTAAGGCGTGCTCTTTGATATACCATTTGGCGCCATTTTGTGCCATTTCAAATAGAACAGGTTTAACAattaaccgttctctttgaaaagtgtttttttttatatttcctTTTTCATCGTAATTCCTACACGATAGAATCGTATATATAGCTCATATAAGAATTAAACCTGCATTAAAATTCAGAAACTCCAGCATATTTTACGCAACAAATTTTATTagaattaacaaggacaaatcctTGAAAAAATATACATCGTTTAATGTTTGTAATAGCGCATAGGCTACAAATATACTTTCATACttgcaaaatataaataaaaatccTTGAATCGTTATTACTTAGTAGCATGTAAGTGCAAAAAGAATTGAACATCAAGAAATTGTAATCAGCTTCATCCACCATTACTTTTCGGCTTAAAATTGAGGGTGAATTCAGCCCAAATATTCCGCACCTCGTCGATTTGCTCAACCGTATATGTCTTTGGGGCGTTAAGCATGAACTATATATATAGGACATCCAAAAATTTAGTTAATACGCTATATATATGACGTGTAAAGTAAAGCAATTAATAAGATGGAGATTATAATAAGCAAAGCGATGGAAATAATTGAAATGAAGAAAAAAATACATACATTTGGGGTAATATTAATATATCTTCCTTTGATTAGCTCCAACATATATCGACAAATATAATACCCGCATAATACGCTCCCATCAGGCTGGCGAGGacactaaaacaaaaaccaaacCCATATACATATGTTATATCTACTCCGACCAAAACCAGGCCAAAATAAAGCCTGATGCAAAAACTGACGAGAATGCAAATACTGATCAGGCCAAAAAACAAACAGGTGCTGCACAAAACTGACGAGAATGCAAAAATACTGATCAGCCTAAAAAACAAACAGGTGCTGCACAAAAACATGCCAAAATTCCCAGCCTGATGCAAAAACTGAAAGAAAACAGGCCAAAATAAAGTCTGATGCAAAAAGTGACGAGAATGCAAAACTAAATGCTACATGTAGAGCTACATGTAGAGCTACTTTCAAAATGGATTGACAGTAGCTGTATATGTACTAGGTACTCCATATTCAAGGAAATAAAAGAATTACTCCAAGAGACCCCCAATCAGTCAATGGTGTAGAATAGGTTATTCATACAAATCTGATGGCATATTAGTAGATATAATAGAAAGGACAATGTTCCATGAAACATGTGAATCAAGCAATGACAACACAAACAAGTCGTCCCTTCACAATGCCACAATTAATAGAACATATATCTGGGATGGTAAAACTTAGATGCCAAACAATTTTTTCAACTCTACAACTCTTTCAAACTAGTATAAAATAGAAATTATCAAAGTATCATTCTAACATCAAAATTATGGTGTTGGTTGCAGTCCTAACACTTTCTCTATCCAGTTGAAAATGAAATCAAGGTTTCAGTCTACTAGCTCAGATATAATTCACATCATTAGATGGATCTGTTTGTCTTTAGAAATTTTGAACTGGGAATTTGAAATAGTACAAGTTGctaattaattactaattacatAACACAACTACAAGTTCTAGTATAGAGTTCAGTCATTTCAAACTAGTTCCACTTGTACTTTATTATGCTGCAATATTAAGGAAGCATTACAACATCCACATGACAGTCTAACTATTAAAATATAGGGTGAATTAAACAGATTAACAACATTATTCTGTCATTCCTGTGCCTCAATGATTACCACTAATAAATATTGACAATATAAAAGATATACCTTAATTATTCTCCAAGTAACTGGTTTTGCCTCGAGCCTTGCTAGTGGATCGATAGAGTTTCTTTTCTCGAAGGCTCTGTATGTGATTTAACTAAAATAAGTCGTCATGTCAAACATAAGTCAAATCACGCACTAACATGTAATATACATGATTTACCTATTAATTATTTCCATGATAAACTTTCGAGGCTCCGTATACCCAGCAGGATCACACCAATACACAATACTTTCAGATGGATTAATTGCAGCCAACATCCAATGATCACTTTGATTAAAAAAAGAGGACAATGAGAAAATTTCACGTAAATAGCcaggaataaataaatagaagTTCGAAAATGGAAAGCTTTATGTATACCTTTCGTGATAAGCTGCAAATATCAGTTTTCGACCCCTGCCACACTGCGTACATGTCATAGCTCTAGCTATATAATCTGATCGTAAATCATCAGTTACGGATGCAAATTTAGACAACGTCTCCGGGAACCAGAATCCGTAGAAACTAGTAGACTTCATAGTATCACTAAGATCACTCAAATAACTACAACAAGAATCCAATGACCATTTGGGATTAATGCTCTATTACTGTTGTTTAAAACACAAAATGTAGATGCATAAACTGTTTATTTGGCTCCTCTGATAGGATCTGCAGTGGCTCAAAACCATCACCAAATTGCCTATTTTACTGAAAGGAGTGGTCACTGCCAAGGATGGTAAGTGCCACATAGCGTAACTCTAACTAATGAAGTAGCCTGTAATCCTGTATATATGACATTTCCTATATCCATCTGTGCTTATCTACAGCACGATTAGCGGTCCAATCAGGTGTTGCAGGAATCATTGTGTCCAACCATGGAGCCCGACAACTTGATTATGTCCCAGCAACTATAATGGCTCTGGAAGAGGTAATTCAGTTATCATGAAATAATTTCAGTTCCACTATCTCCCATTTATATACTCCACAAGAGTCTGATTTGGACTGCGGGTTATTCCTGTAGCTTCATTTAAAAGACGTGACAGTGTGGCGCTATCAAATGCCTTTTATGTAATTTACAGGTTGTGGAAGCTGTCGAAGGGAGAATACCTGTTTTCTTGGATGGTGGTGTTGTACATGTACTTATATTCATAGTACCCCTTCTGAGAatgcagttagatgatctgaggtgttgtacatgtacttagacaaCTCATTCCATTCCTTTCTTACTCTCAAACGTTCAACAAACAAAATAACGGCTGGCTTCCTACGGATAAAAATAGACAGAACATGGTCATTAAGAAAGCTTACCTCATAAAAATAGCAATGTGAGAGGCACCTATCTCGCCTTCGTCACACCAATGAATAAGCTCCTCGTAAGAAATCGAAGAAGTGTAGTCATCAAGGTGTAATACATGGTCATCAATCGAAACGTTAATCAGTGATCCGCTCGCCTTCAATACGCGAGCCTCGAGACGTAAAGAATTCATCAGCGGGGttctcaacttttgcttaaactcACTACTAACTTCTACACCCAGAATAGTCGGGACAAGAGGTGGTGCAGACCTTTGatgattcttcttcttcttcttcattacgATTTCCATCTTTATTATTTTTTCACAAAATAGTTAATATTTATATTAACTTATTATAAGATAATActtctaatttaaaaaaaaaactacaaaattACCTTACTAGGACTGTGAATATGATTCTGAGGCCACTGAACATATGAGTCCTTCGCATCAATCAATACTATCAAATCATCCCCAACAGGCACAGGCAACGTATCATTTTCCGATCCAGATTGTACTTTCTTAACTTCTACTTTCTTATAACCATTAAGTAGTGATCTACCGTGAACAGTTATGAATTCCGCCTTTTTTTCCATATACATCAAGC contains:
- the LOC141586540 gene encoding uncharacterized protein LOC141586540; translated protein: MQSMMVHFWQSGEKPSQELLECFLKGISMSTQGSKACPSTDGSHSISIQESEEQSHPEPHRKEIPHEEPPSQEKEGWRDCDLSLPGNPNKIVASGLMYMEKKAEFITVHGRSLLNGYKKVEVKKVQSGSENDTLPVPVGDDLIVLIDAKDSYVQWPQNHIHSPSKMEIVMKKKKKNHQRSAPPLVPTILGVEVSSEFKQKLRTPLMNSLRLEARVLKASGSLINVSIDDHVLHLDDYTSSISYEELIHWCDEGEIGASHIAIFMSYLSDLSDTMKSTSFYGFWFPETLSKFASVTDDLRSDYIARAMTCTQCGRGRKLIFAAYHESDHWMLAAINPSESIVYWCDPAGYTEPRKFIMEIINRAFEKRNSIDPLARLEAKPVTWRIIKCPRQPDGSVLCGYYICRYMLELIKGRYINITPNFMLNAPKTYTVEQIDEVRNIWAEFTLNFKPKSNGG